In Alosa sapidissima isolate fAloSap1 chromosome 5, fAloSap1.pri, whole genome shotgun sequence, the genomic stretch GTCGGCAGGGCCTGCAGGTTCTGTCCGAACGGCGAGCTGGACTCGGAGCCGTCCAGGCTCTCCGTGGAGTTGCAGTAGACGCGCGAGCGCTTCGTGAAGTCCACCAGCGCCTGCGAGAAGCACACCGTCAGCTCCTCCTGGGAATGGCCGCCGCTGGGCAGTGAGAGACCGTGGGGCTGGGCGGCCGGAGGGCTGCACTGGTCACGCTGCAGGTAGGGTCCCGACTCCTGCAGTGGACTTGGGATCTGGGAGTACGTGGGATTGTCCTGCATCTGGGGCCCTGACCCCCCGTCGGAGGAGAGAGAAGCATCCTCTAAGGCATGGCGCACAGGAGCTAGCCTGGTGCCTCTGGGGCTCAAGGGCTCCTCCAGATGTTTCTTGCCCGCCTTGCAGCTGCCCAGAGGGAGGTCCGAGTCGGTGTAGTACGGGCCTCGGTTGAACAGCAGCGGGTCCTTGCCCGTCGTCCTGAGACTCTGAAGTTCACAGCACAGAAGCGCCTGCTGGATCTTGGTCAGGTGGACCTCCTCGGTCTCCATGGCGCGCGTGTCCATGGCGCCCGTCTTCAGGGAGTAAATGGGGCTTCCCTTACCCTCGTCGCTGCCCGGCAGGGACATCCCAAGGAAGTCGCACGGGTCACCATCACCGGCCAGAGCCGGGCTGAGGAGCCGGTCATCGGGCTCGAAGAGCTCATACAGGGCGTCACCGCTGTAGCTGTCGCGCGGCAGCCGCTCAGGTCTCGGCGCTGGCCGTTCGCGTGCGTCATCGTCCGCGCCGGGCGTGGTGGAGTCGTAGTAGCCCTCGTCGCTGTTGGGGACCGACTCCTGGTGGTCACTCTGAGGGGTCATGAGGTCGCCTGGGCTCAGGACCGTCTCCAACACGCCGAGGGGACTGCTGTCGGTGTTGCTGCTGATGCCGCCGCAAtcgctgctgctggtggtcgGGGTAGTGATGGTGTGCAGCGAGCTGATAGGCTGGTCCGGGGTGATTGGCAGGTCGTCGGAATGCTCGTCGGGGACGTAGCACGCCTCGTTGGCAGCCTCGGCCTCCCACAGGCCCTGCAGGTAGTCGCCGTCTACCTCGTCAGGTGTGGCCATCTCTTCGCCACCGCCCTGGTACGAGACAAAGCACGAGCTGCGCTTGCCGGCGTTGCGGCTGCCCCGCTCGCCCGACACCGAGCTTTCGGCGACGCTGTCGTCGTCCTGGTCGGCGATGATGTCGCCGCAGCCCGTGAGCGAGTCAAAGCTCTTTAGGGACGCCACGTCGCCAAAGACCAGGCTGGCGTGGTCAGAGGAGGAAGACGCAGCCGGGGGGTCGCAGTCCGCCCCTTCTGGGTTTTGCTCGGCAAGACGCACCAGCTCCGAGTCGGCACACAGGGGCTGCCGATATGTGCCGGGAACACCCCTCTGGATAACCTCTGTTTCCTCAGCAGCtgtctccactccactcctcctcctcttctcccccacctcctcctcctcctcctcctcgtcctcctcttcctcgagGTTCCCCTCTCCCACCCCCCTCGTCCTCATCTCAGGCACTAACACGTCAGCTTTCATACATTCAGCGGCGGCGTACACAACGCCCTCCCTGCCGTTAGCGGAGTCAGGCACAACCGGTTCCAACACGCTGCCCAGGTGGCCATCGTCACTGCTGCTGTGACGACCGGCGTCCACCTGGGCGACAGGCACGTTACAGGCACTGGGCAACATCTCCAGGCTCGAGATTTTCTCTACATTCTTGCTCCTCTTGTGTCTCCTGATGCTGCTGAAGAGGCCTCGAAGGCCCCTCCTCTGCCATGGCAGGAATTGTGACTTCAAAGTCTCCCCTGTTCCCCGTTGCGACTCAGCCCCGCCTCCGCAGTCTCGCTGCGCACGAAATTCAAAGTCTCCGGCCGCGATGTCGCCGCTCCCCCTGACGCCGTCGTCCCAGCATCCTCGGCTCACGCCGTCGTGCGTCCTGCTCTTGGTGACGCCACTCTTGGAGGACCCTCGGCTTTGGCCTTTCCCGAGCCCACCGAAGAAGCTGGGCAGCACGCAGATGCTCTTGCGGCTGCTGAAGAACTTAAAGGCGGTCTTCCTCAGTTTCCCAGAGGGTGGCTGTGGAGGAGGGTGTGGTGACTCCTGGGAGATGGATTCCACAATCTCTGATTCACTGAGCTCACTTCCTGCCCCGGTCTCCATGGCAATGCAGGTTTAAAGCAACAAGCTAGGCTACATGAAGTCACCTTCAGGTCCAATGAAAAAGGATGTTCGACTTGCCATCTCACACAAGCTGTCTGCCATGCTACACCTAAAACAACAGAGAACAACAAAATATATTAGAAACAGTACAATCCATCCCTGGTGTTATCATGTTAAACGATAAAAAGGAAACTATTTCAGATAAATTCACGAAACTCCCACAGAGAGTACTTATCTAGTCGCGTCTACACAGGTGACAAACATAAGGCATgagcaacagtcagttgtccACTGAAGAAATACCTAACGTTACTCATTTTGGGAATGACTTGAAGTTAAGTCAAATCTAGTAGACAGCTCAAGAGGTCAACAAAACTAAGTCCAGCTGAGATTATGTATTTTGCATTCAATGCATTGTTCTTGTTAAGCGTAGCTTTATTGGTAGCTATGACAATCACCGATTTATTTAGACACAAAGAAACCCCATGTGGAACCTCGCTTGCTAACTTGGCTCTTCTGGATGACAGATCTGGCCACTCATAACTGAAAAAGAGCTTCGATTTGCGCTCAAAAAAAGACTCCAGAGatcatcaaaacaaacaacaacattaaGTCACACTGTAACGTTAGTCAGATAATCCTTCTCCAGCTATTAGCCAAGGTTAGCTAAGGCCTTCGTGATTGCTACCTTGGAATATGGCCATGAAATTAGTCTAAGTCGAAGCAGAAATTCAAATCTGGTATAACGTTTCTCTGCATCGTGGCAAAGTTGAAAACTGTTTCTTGACCAAATTATATAACATTATAAGTATCGATTACATGACAGAGTTGTGTATGCTAGCCAGTTGATGTCACATTTAGCTAGCTGTTTCACTTAACGTTAACTCAAAATATAGATGGTCCTTTGTTAGGTAATGATACTGCAACGTTACAGATTACTGCCCTGCGGATCTGCGCGCTTATTGAACAAGCAGTCAAATGCATACATCAGAAAAAAATAGCTCACCTTCACTGACGCTAGCATGCTACATCCCGTCACAATAAACTAACCATTCAGTTACGTTTAGGACTTGACTCACTTTGTTCATTCGATGAGCGCTAAGCTACCTCTGGAAAGGCTTCCTGTTGCTGTTGGATGGTAAAATTGATCGAATTGCATGATGGGTGTTGTAGGTCCTACATGAAAGCTGTTCTTGAAAAATAGTAGGCTACCTAAATAAAATCGTCAAGACTATATTGTGTGTTGACAAAGGATCTGTCCACTTTGCCCGGATTCAATTACTGCATTTCGCAGAATTTCCTAGCCACGTCGTTTACATGCAGATtctttttgacaatcggattgtaaccatagactgtataaaatcgGTTGAAATGTGAAAGGTACCCAACCCTACAGATTGCAACTAATGTGAACGTTGGGCCTAGTGATGTGCAAGAACAACCCATTTCCTGGATGTACGACCCATGTCTCTTGTTCGACTCAGATAATGAAACGGCACAGGTCAGAGCACTTATGACCTGATGATGATCTTATACAAGATTCACATTGACATTCactatgacaaaaaaaaaaaaaaaaaacgtcagaAAGATGGAGTTAGAATGTGATTTATTCCATGGAGTTCCAGTACCAAGAGCTGCAATTCAAAGAGACAACACAAGTAATCTTTCCAATATATTGAGCTACCTAGCCTGCTGCGTACATATATAGACATTAACGAATAGCCTTTCGTTAAAAAAAGCCTTTCAACAGGAC encodes the following:
- the amer1 gene encoding APC membrane recruitment protein 1 → METGAGSELSESEIVESISQESPHPPPQPPSGKLRKTAFKFFSSRKSICVLPSFFGGLGKGQSRGSSKSGVTKSRTHDGVSRGCWDDGVRGSGDIAAGDFEFRAQRDCGGGAESQRGTGETLKSQFLPWQRRGLRGLFSSIRRHKRSKNVEKISSLEMLPSACNVPVAQVDAGRHSSSDDGHLGSVLEPVVPDSANGREGVVYAAAECMKADVLVPEMRTRGVGEGNLEEEEDEEEEEEEVGEKRRRSGVETAAEETEVIQRGVPGTYRQPLCADSELVRLAEQNPEGADCDPPAASSSSDHASLVFGDVASLKSFDSLTGCGDIIADQDDDSVAESSVSGERGSRNAGKRSSCFVSYQGGGEEMATPDEVDGDYLQGLWEAEAANEACYVPDEHSDDLPITPDQPISSLHTITTPTTSSSDCGGISSNTDSSPLGVLETVLSPGDLMTPQSDHQESVPNSDEGYYDSTTPGADDDARERPAPRPERLPRDSYSGDALYELFEPDDRLLSPALAGDGDPCDFLGMSLPGSDEGKGSPIYSLKTGAMDTRAMETEEVHLTKIQQALLCCELQSLRTTGKDPLLFNRGPYYTDSDLPLGSCKAGKKHLEEPLSPRGTRLAPVRHALEDASLSSDGGSGPQMQDNPTYSQIPSPLQESGPYLQRDQCSPPAAQPHGLSLPSGGHSQEELTVCFSQALVDFTKRSRVYCNSTESLDGSESSSPFGQNLQALPTIVTFDVVDMENEGEFEQQTEEGVEEELASPFEPFEPFEDESCYLQKDAFAECDERLFDAYEQSLLLDNNAWGITSLPRHLSSGRASQTAAPPLALNRRSRSLDTDSLELCASSDAAATAGGTPYETARTASSLHRKKKNAHVSAAPGQARGGLNQQPAATRDGRRHGHGQGLLEPVSVSNSVSQKQPSACPPPSETHPASKPALQAAIRPSDLPLQAAPSLRGRNPAGASAGGNGAFLGANHQSSGEGLEVFYRCGLAESGHSQGKMRPVGVTQGVPHLCPRASGSPWARSDKERALSGKSMKAVEVGYGGPTQSKRST